The Sabethes cyaneus chromosome 3, idSabCyanKW18_F2, whole genome shotgun sequence DNA window gatgcagcgaaaccagaATTTTCTAGAGAAATAGCGCTACTTGGAAGAAAAGGAATATACAGAATTAGAGCGGCTGCATTGTTATCAGGAAACGCGAAGGTTCTACCAGAgcatcccgcaaaggctttgtgccgcaagcAGAAATGTGTTGGGATAAAAATAGCAGTATTCTGACGAACGATCGTGAGCTGACCGATTAGTTGAAGCAGCTCtttgacgaacacctgaatggcaccaAGCGAAGAACCATGCCGgcgggaaagcgatttcgacggtgcaacaaacgaggAAGAGGTTCCAGCCCTaatgataggcgaagttaaggaggtcatcatgcagctaaagaacaacaagtcatctgggaaagatggcatcggagcagaGCTTATTAAAAATGGTACCAGAAAAGCTgaccgtttgtatgcaccggctaattattagaatttgggatacggaacagctaccggaagaGTGTAAAGATGAGGTTATcagcccgatctataaaaagggcgataatttggactgtgaaaactattgagcgatcaccgttttccaggccgcctataaagtgctgtccgaAATCATTTTCTACCAACTGTCACCAATTACGggcagatttgtgggaacttatcaagccggcttcgtcgaaagtCGGTTTAaaatggatcaaatatttacactgcggcagatcgtCCAAAAGGGCGTAAATACAgggttcccacgcaccatttgttcgttgatttcaaaggcgcatatgataccatcgaccggaaagagctatggaaaatcatggacgagaacagtttccccaggaagctcatcaaactgattaaatctacgatgaatAGTGCACAGTTCTGTTTTCGGATTTTGGGTGGATTGTTAAATTGATTTGAATCACACTTCATCTAGGttatggtctctcatgcctgctgttcaacatagcgctacagtGTGTTATGAATCGAGTGGATATCAACATACGGggtacgatcttcaacaaatctagtcaattcgtctgctttgccgatgatgaTATAATCGGTAGAAactctgtggtggtggctgaacagtataccagactaaagcgcgaagcagaaaaggttgggttgaaggtaaatacgtctgaaATAAAGTATTtgctggccagcggaatcgAGGCCGATCGACGCCgattgggcagtagtatattgatcgacgacAATGAGTTTGAGGTACTCGACGAATTTGTAATTTATCTCCCTTGGCTCACTAGCCACGGCGGAAAACTGGCTAaagttggacggatacgatgggcaggcatgttgcaagaatgccagacaactacTCTGCAAATATGGTGCCCGGTAGAACAAAACgatcaggagcgcagcgagtaagatgctcagaccagatggagcgagatctggcgcaGAGTACtccggtgtccgaggaattggcaGTAACtcacaaccgagtaaattgaagaaactttgttcaacaggctttgtcttgggACGGCAAGCcatctaagtaagtaagtaagtaagtaagtaagtaagtaggtacGTAATTGTTGACTAACTAGAGCAATCCTTTTCACATTTTAATAACTTTGTCACTTATGACCTCATTTCGAACGGTTTCACCATTATTCAAACATAGTTTCTATTCCAATATAAGTTTCCCAACTTCAGAATGTAGTGAATGATGCATCACTATTTGACGTCAACGCCTTGCATTTTCCTTATCTTGTTACCATCGCaatttatatttaatttttgcaacattgtcaaaaaatatttaAGTACATACATGATTCACTTGAGCTTAGAACAGTCCCGTCAATAAGCTCTTTATGACCGAACGGATTACTCACCGGCGATATAAGTCCACTGTAGAACACAATGCTCGCAGACTAGATTATCGGGCAGTTTCAAGCTAACCACATAGGTTCCCGGTAACGTCGAATCAAGCGTCCATTCTCGCCTTCCTGTTGCATCTAGTAATGGGTACTGTGCGTAGCACTCTTCACTCTCCAATTGATTATTGCTCAAATCGCATAAATTGAACACAAAATGCCCGCGATGATTGGCGGTGATAGTCACCTTCACCTCAATCACTGCACCCCTGGTATAGTTCCGAACGATGTCACCCTGCCCGAAAGGACCTCCCAGTTCGTGCATTCGCGGTCGCGCGCTGGCATAATCGTCTCCGCATAGACCACACTTGCCACCGTTTTGTTCCCACTGAACGAAGTAACCGCCACAGTACAATCCGTTGTCATCGTAGTTTGCCGGTGCTTTCGAATTGCAACGCCACCGCGAACCACGTGCTATTGGATCCAGCACCATTCCGTGCCCATTCACTAAGCAAGCAATAACTGTCAATTGGCACAGGACTGCGAGCCATGCTTTCGGCAGCGAATGACACATGTTTTGGCTTTCAGCAAAACTGTTAGACTAGTGAAATTGGAATCAACTCTGTAGGTATTTGCCCGCGGATAAGCCGTACACTGGCCGGGGACGACGTCAAACCGACACTGAGTGGTTTGGCAGTGATAACGGAATGGTTTTATAGACACTTGAACTTTTTCCCAACGAAATTATGATATCAGTTCGTTGCTAGAAGGTGTCACTTGTGGAAGCATTAAATGCGGGAATCGTAAAATAATTTCCACCTTGGTTTCCGTTAGGTTGGgaagaaatttaaaattcattaaaaatgtgcatgctagaaaatttgGTTGTTTGCAGCATTGAGCTCTATGATCTTTTGGTTGCTAAATGAAGTTACATTTGTCACTTATTTTACACTGATTTATCATTTGAATTATTATGATTAAACCGAACGACGTTCACTGTTCGCTGATATCACATACTGCTTGTACCACCCTAATGTAATGGCACGCGTGATGCTATAAGGATGAGCCCCCCATATTCTCCATCCGCAATTGTTGAAGTGTTTGGTTTGATGTGTGGAGCGCTCGCGGTTTGATATGAAATGTAGAATTGTTTGTCACATATTCGAAAGGTATAAGAAATTTGTCAGACTATGGCACTGAGGTCGCCAAATATTTAACTCAATTTGATATTCGCAACGAAGTTTTATGGTATGCAGCGttgaatattcaaatttcctctttttgat harbors:
- the LOC128739565 gene encoding uncharacterized protein LOC128739565, translating into MCHSLPKAWLAVLCQLTVIACLVNGHGMVLDPIARGSRWRCNSKAPANYDDNGLYCGGYFVQWEQNGGKCGLCGDDYASARPRMHELGGPFGQGDIVRNYTRGAVIEVKVTITANHRGHFVFNLCDLSNNQLESEECYAQYPLLDATGRREWTLDSTLPGTYVVSLKLPDNLVCEHCVLQWTYIAGNSWGYCADGSGRLGCGPQENFRTCSDIGIYDSSDRRLNQSYSYCSASPRSLNWIFDNIPQEHDELAAPEDAPAAVEPPVNNEITN